In Xiphophorus hellerii strain 12219 chromosome 4, Xiphophorus_hellerii-4.1, whole genome shotgun sequence, a single genomic region encodes these proteins:
- the sppl2a gene encoding signal peptide peptidase-like 2A isoform X4, with product MEVKGALGVALLFVVSLITQVNCQEAVLHISNGSLYRDYCLVYNHSWTPLEDTLVKAPTYKLVNLTSTVLCDTSGVRLEAVKGKALVVMRGQCNFSQKAIVAQKLGAKALLIASNTTLITPSANESEYPKVHIPLALMRYMDFLTAERVFGEGMEVKLYAPQYSKIDPNIAVLLLIAIATVALGGLWSGACERERLKSYAAGGGAEEHKTDSSRVLYSPLSIIIFVIVMCGMLVLMYFFYNVLVYIIIVIFCFATASALFSCLDAVLDLIRCGTLSFSVRNKSFSVRSILLASVCISVAVIWGVYRNEDRWIWILQNLLGIAFCLNFMKTITLSNFKICVILLTLLLLYDVFFVFITPFFTKNGVSIMVQVALGPDASGEKIPVVMRVPRFSAWAQNLCGLQFSILGYGDIIVPGLLVAYCSRFDVWINSRKKVYFISCGFAYLLGLVLTFAVMLLSGMGQPALLYLVPFTLITSAVVAGCRGEMRQFWTGTTYEQVLDSPREPLLPEGRTDRAVGESC from the exons ATGGAGGTGAAAGGAGCGCTCGGCGTCGCTCTTCTGTTTGTCGTTTCCCTAATAACGCAG GTAAATTGCCAAGAGGCTGTTTTGCACATCTCAAATGGAAGTTTGTATCGGGATTACTGCCTCGTCTACAATCACTCCTGGACTCCTCTTGAAGACACACTCGTTAAAGCT ccgACGTACAAGCTGGTGAATCTGACGTCCACTGTGCTGTGTGACACCTCAGGAGTCCGACTAGAGGCGGTAAAGGGCAAAGCTCTGGTGGTGATGAGGGGGCAATGCAATTTCAGCCAGAAGGCTATTGTCGCCCAAAAACTTGGCGCTAAGGCGCTGCTTATTGCGAGCAACACAACACTG ATCACTCCATCAGCCAACGAGTCTGAGTATCCAAAGGTCCACATTCCTCTGGCTCTCATGAGGTACATGGACTTCCTGACCGCCGAGCGT GTGTTTGGCGAAGGAATGGAAGTGAAGCTGTACGCGCCGCAGTACTCCAAGATTGATCCGAACATCGCCGTCCTGCTGCTGATCGCTATAGCAACGGTGGCTTTGGGCGGCTTATGGAGTGGAGCTTGTGAACG CGAGCGACTGAAGAGCTACGCTGCcggaggaggagcagaagaaCACAAAACGGACAGCAGCAGAGTCCTCTACTCCCCCCTCAGCATCATCATCTTCGTCATCGTGATGTGCGGGATGCTGGTGCTCATGTACTTCTTCTACAACGTTCTCG TTTACATCATTATTGTCATCTTCTGCTTCGCCACCGCCTCGGCACTGTTCAGCTGCCTGGATGCGGTGCTGGACTTAATCCGTTGTGGCACTTTAAG CTTTTCTGTGCGTAACAAGAGCTTCTCAGTGAGGTCCATCCTGCTGGCTTCTGTGTGCATTAGCGTCGCTGTGATCTGGGGAGTGTACAGAAATGAAGACAG GTGGATCTGGATCCTGCAGAACTTGCTTGGTATTGCTTTTTGCCTCAACTTCATGAAGACCATCACACTGTCCAATTTCAAg ATCTGTGTGATCCTGCTGACTCTCCTCCTGCTCTATGATGTCTTCTTTGTGTTCATAACGCCTTTCTTCACAAAG AATGGAGTCAGCATCATGGTGCAGGTTGCGCTCGGCCCCGACGCGTCTGGGGAGAAG ATACCTGTGGTGATGCGTGTCCCGCGGTTCTCAGCTTGGGCTCAGAACCTGTGTGGGCTGCAGTTCTCCATCCTGGGTTACGGAGATATCATTGTCCCAG GCCTCCTGGTGGCCTATTGCAGCAGGTTTGACGTTTGGATCAACAGCAGGAAGAAAGTCTACTTCATCAGCTGCGGTTTTG CCTATCTCCTGGGACTGGTGCTGACCTTTGCAGTGATGCTGCTGTCGGGGATGGGCCAGCCCGCCCTGCTCTACCTGGTGCCTTTCACCTTGATAACCTCCGCCGTGGTTGCGGGCTGCAGGGGGGAGATGAGGCAGTTCTGGACGGGAACAACATACGAG CAGGTTTTGGATTCACCCAGGGAACCTTTGCTACCAG AGGGAAGAACTGACCGGGCCGTAGGGGAAAGCTGCTGA
- the sppl2a gene encoding signal peptide peptidase-like 2A isoform X1, whose amino-acid sequence MEVKGALGVALLFVVSLITQVNCQEAVLHISNGSLYRDYCLVYNHSWTPLEDTLVKAPTYKLVNLTSTVLCDTSGVRLEAVKGKALVVMRGQCNFSQKAIVAQKLGAKALLIASNTTLITPSANESEYPKVHIPLALMRYMDFLTAERVFGEGMEVKLYAPQYSKIDPNIAVLLLIAIATVALGGLWSGACERERLKSYAAGGGAEEHKTDSSRVLYSPLSIIIFVIVMCGMLVLMYFFYNVLVYIIIVIFCFATASALFSCLDAVLDLIRCGTLSFSVRNKSFSVRSILLASVCISVAVIWGVYRNEDRWIWILQNLLGIAFCLNFMKTITLSNFKICVILLTLLLLYDVFFVFITPFFTKNGVSIMVQVALGPDASGEKTQGNMVEIPAEPQPPSEKIPVVMRVPRFSAWAQNLCGLQFSILGYGDIIVPGLLVAYCSRFDVWINSRKKVYFISCGFAYLLGLVLTFAVMLLSGMGQPALLYLVPFTLITSAVVAGCRGEMRQFWTGTTYEQVLDSPREPLLPEGRTDRAVGESC is encoded by the exons ATGGAGGTGAAAGGAGCGCTCGGCGTCGCTCTTCTGTTTGTCGTTTCCCTAATAACGCAG GTAAATTGCCAAGAGGCTGTTTTGCACATCTCAAATGGAAGTTTGTATCGGGATTACTGCCTCGTCTACAATCACTCCTGGACTCCTCTTGAAGACACACTCGTTAAAGCT ccgACGTACAAGCTGGTGAATCTGACGTCCACTGTGCTGTGTGACACCTCAGGAGTCCGACTAGAGGCGGTAAAGGGCAAAGCTCTGGTGGTGATGAGGGGGCAATGCAATTTCAGCCAGAAGGCTATTGTCGCCCAAAAACTTGGCGCTAAGGCGCTGCTTATTGCGAGCAACACAACACTG ATCACTCCATCAGCCAACGAGTCTGAGTATCCAAAGGTCCACATTCCTCTGGCTCTCATGAGGTACATGGACTTCCTGACCGCCGAGCGT GTGTTTGGCGAAGGAATGGAAGTGAAGCTGTACGCGCCGCAGTACTCCAAGATTGATCCGAACATCGCCGTCCTGCTGCTGATCGCTATAGCAACGGTGGCTTTGGGCGGCTTATGGAGTGGAGCTTGTGAACG CGAGCGACTGAAGAGCTACGCTGCcggaggaggagcagaagaaCACAAAACGGACAGCAGCAGAGTCCTCTACTCCCCCCTCAGCATCATCATCTTCGTCATCGTGATGTGCGGGATGCTGGTGCTCATGTACTTCTTCTACAACGTTCTCG TTTACATCATTATTGTCATCTTCTGCTTCGCCACCGCCTCGGCACTGTTCAGCTGCCTGGATGCGGTGCTGGACTTAATCCGTTGTGGCACTTTAAG CTTTTCTGTGCGTAACAAGAGCTTCTCAGTGAGGTCCATCCTGCTGGCTTCTGTGTGCATTAGCGTCGCTGTGATCTGGGGAGTGTACAGAAATGAAGACAG GTGGATCTGGATCCTGCAGAACTTGCTTGGTATTGCTTTTTGCCTCAACTTCATGAAGACCATCACACTGTCCAATTTCAAg ATCTGTGTGATCCTGCTGACTCTCCTCCTGCTCTATGATGTCTTCTTTGTGTTCATAACGCCTTTCTTCACAAAG AATGGAGTCAGCATCATGGTGCAGGTTGCGCTCGGCCCCGACGCGTCTGGGGAGAAG ACACAAGGTAACATGGTGGAGATCCCCGCTGAACCCCAGCCTCCTTCTGAGAAA ATACCTGTGGTGATGCGTGTCCCGCGGTTCTCAGCTTGGGCTCAGAACCTGTGTGGGCTGCAGTTCTCCATCCTGGGTTACGGAGATATCATTGTCCCAG GCCTCCTGGTGGCCTATTGCAGCAGGTTTGACGTTTGGATCAACAGCAGGAAGAAAGTCTACTTCATCAGCTGCGGTTTTG CCTATCTCCTGGGACTGGTGCTGACCTTTGCAGTGATGCTGCTGTCGGGGATGGGCCAGCCCGCCCTGCTCTACCTGGTGCCTTTCACCTTGATAACCTCCGCCGTGGTTGCGGGCTGCAGGGGGGAGATGAGGCAGTTCTGGACGGGAACAACATACGAG CAGGTTTTGGATTCACCCAGGGAACCTTTGCTACCAG AGGGAAGAACTGACCGGGCCGTAGGGGAAAGCTGCTGA
- the sppl2a gene encoding signal peptide peptidase-like 2A isoform X2, which yields MEVKGALGVALLFVVSLITQVNCQEAVLHISNGSLYRDYCLVYNHSWTPLEDTLVKAPTYKLVNLTSTVLCDTSGVRLEAVKGKALVVMRGQCNFSQKAIVAQKLGAKALLIASNTTLITPSANESEYPKVHIPLALMRYMDFLTAERVFGEGMEVKLYAPQYSKIDPNIAVLLLIAIATVALGGLWSGACERERLKSYAAGGGAEEHKTDSSRVLYSPLSIIIFVIVMCGMLVLMYFFYNVLVYIIIVIFCFATASALFSCLDAVLDLIRCGTLSFSVRNKSFSVRSILLASVCISVAVIWGVYRNEDRWIWILQNLLGIAFCLNFMKTITLSNFKICVILLTLLLLYDVFFVFITPFFTKNGVSIMVQVALGPDASGEKTQGNMVEIPAEPQPPSEKIPVVMRVPRFSAWAQNLCGLQFSILGYGDIIVPGLLVAYCSRFDVWINSRKKVYFISCGFAYLLGLVLTFAVMLLSGMGQPALLYLVPFTLITSAVVAGCRGEMRQFWTGTTYEVLDSPREPLLPEGRTDRAVGESC from the exons ATGGAGGTGAAAGGAGCGCTCGGCGTCGCTCTTCTGTTTGTCGTTTCCCTAATAACGCAG GTAAATTGCCAAGAGGCTGTTTTGCACATCTCAAATGGAAGTTTGTATCGGGATTACTGCCTCGTCTACAATCACTCCTGGACTCCTCTTGAAGACACACTCGTTAAAGCT ccgACGTACAAGCTGGTGAATCTGACGTCCACTGTGCTGTGTGACACCTCAGGAGTCCGACTAGAGGCGGTAAAGGGCAAAGCTCTGGTGGTGATGAGGGGGCAATGCAATTTCAGCCAGAAGGCTATTGTCGCCCAAAAACTTGGCGCTAAGGCGCTGCTTATTGCGAGCAACACAACACTG ATCACTCCATCAGCCAACGAGTCTGAGTATCCAAAGGTCCACATTCCTCTGGCTCTCATGAGGTACATGGACTTCCTGACCGCCGAGCGT GTGTTTGGCGAAGGAATGGAAGTGAAGCTGTACGCGCCGCAGTACTCCAAGATTGATCCGAACATCGCCGTCCTGCTGCTGATCGCTATAGCAACGGTGGCTTTGGGCGGCTTATGGAGTGGAGCTTGTGAACG CGAGCGACTGAAGAGCTACGCTGCcggaggaggagcagaagaaCACAAAACGGACAGCAGCAGAGTCCTCTACTCCCCCCTCAGCATCATCATCTTCGTCATCGTGATGTGCGGGATGCTGGTGCTCATGTACTTCTTCTACAACGTTCTCG TTTACATCATTATTGTCATCTTCTGCTTCGCCACCGCCTCGGCACTGTTCAGCTGCCTGGATGCGGTGCTGGACTTAATCCGTTGTGGCACTTTAAG CTTTTCTGTGCGTAACAAGAGCTTCTCAGTGAGGTCCATCCTGCTGGCTTCTGTGTGCATTAGCGTCGCTGTGATCTGGGGAGTGTACAGAAATGAAGACAG GTGGATCTGGATCCTGCAGAACTTGCTTGGTATTGCTTTTTGCCTCAACTTCATGAAGACCATCACACTGTCCAATTTCAAg ATCTGTGTGATCCTGCTGACTCTCCTCCTGCTCTATGATGTCTTCTTTGTGTTCATAACGCCTTTCTTCACAAAG AATGGAGTCAGCATCATGGTGCAGGTTGCGCTCGGCCCCGACGCGTCTGGGGAGAAG ACACAAGGTAACATGGTGGAGATCCCCGCTGAACCCCAGCCTCCTTCTGAGAAA ATACCTGTGGTGATGCGTGTCCCGCGGTTCTCAGCTTGGGCTCAGAACCTGTGTGGGCTGCAGTTCTCCATCCTGGGTTACGGAGATATCATTGTCCCAG GCCTCCTGGTGGCCTATTGCAGCAGGTTTGACGTTTGGATCAACAGCAGGAAGAAAGTCTACTTCATCAGCTGCGGTTTTG CCTATCTCCTGGGACTGGTGCTGACCTTTGCAGTGATGCTGCTGTCGGGGATGGGCCAGCCCGCCCTGCTCTACCTGGTGCCTTTCACCTTGATAACCTCCGCCGTGGTTGCGGGCTGCAGGGGGGAGATGAGGCAGTTCTGGACGGGAACAACATACGAG GTTTTGGATTCACCCAGGGAACCTTTGCTACCAG AGGGAAGAACTGACCGGGCCGTAGGGGAAAGCTGCTGA
- the sppl2a gene encoding signal peptide peptidase-like 2A isoform X3: protein MEVKGALGVALLFVVSLITQVNCQEAVLHISNGSLYRDYCLVYNHSWTPLEDTLVKAPTYKLVNLTSTVLCDTSGVRLEAVKGKALVVMRGQCNFSQKAIVAQKLGAKALLIASNTTLITPSANESEYPKVHIPLALMRYMDFLTAERVFGEGMEVKLYAPQYSKIDPNIAVLLLIAIATVALGGLWSGACERERLKSYAAGGGAEEHKTDSSRVLYSPLSIIIFVIVMCGMLVLMYFFYNVLVYIIIVIFCFATASALFSCLDAVLDLIRCGTLSFSVRNKSFSVRSILLASVCISVAVIWGVYRNEDRWIWILQNLLGIAFCLNFMKTITLSNFKICVILLTLLLLYDVFFVFITPFFTKNGVSIMVQVALGPDASGEKTQGNMVEIPAEPQPPSEKIPVVMRVPRFSAWAQNLCGLQFSILGYGDIIVPGLLVAYCSRFDVWINSRKKVYFISCGFAYLLGLVLTFAVMLLSGMGQPALLYLVPFTLITSAVVAGCRGEMRQFWTGTTYEREELTGP, encoded by the exons ATGGAGGTGAAAGGAGCGCTCGGCGTCGCTCTTCTGTTTGTCGTTTCCCTAATAACGCAG GTAAATTGCCAAGAGGCTGTTTTGCACATCTCAAATGGAAGTTTGTATCGGGATTACTGCCTCGTCTACAATCACTCCTGGACTCCTCTTGAAGACACACTCGTTAAAGCT ccgACGTACAAGCTGGTGAATCTGACGTCCACTGTGCTGTGTGACACCTCAGGAGTCCGACTAGAGGCGGTAAAGGGCAAAGCTCTGGTGGTGATGAGGGGGCAATGCAATTTCAGCCAGAAGGCTATTGTCGCCCAAAAACTTGGCGCTAAGGCGCTGCTTATTGCGAGCAACACAACACTG ATCACTCCATCAGCCAACGAGTCTGAGTATCCAAAGGTCCACATTCCTCTGGCTCTCATGAGGTACATGGACTTCCTGACCGCCGAGCGT GTGTTTGGCGAAGGAATGGAAGTGAAGCTGTACGCGCCGCAGTACTCCAAGATTGATCCGAACATCGCCGTCCTGCTGCTGATCGCTATAGCAACGGTGGCTTTGGGCGGCTTATGGAGTGGAGCTTGTGAACG CGAGCGACTGAAGAGCTACGCTGCcggaggaggagcagaagaaCACAAAACGGACAGCAGCAGAGTCCTCTACTCCCCCCTCAGCATCATCATCTTCGTCATCGTGATGTGCGGGATGCTGGTGCTCATGTACTTCTTCTACAACGTTCTCG TTTACATCATTATTGTCATCTTCTGCTTCGCCACCGCCTCGGCACTGTTCAGCTGCCTGGATGCGGTGCTGGACTTAATCCGTTGTGGCACTTTAAG CTTTTCTGTGCGTAACAAGAGCTTCTCAGTGAGGTCCATCCTGCTGGCTTCTGTGTGCATTAGCGTCGCTGTGATCTGGGGAGTGTACAGAAATGAAGACAG GTGGATCTGGATCCTGCAGAACTTGCTTGGTATTGCTTTTTGCCTCAACTTCATGAAGACCATCACACTGTCCAATTTCAAg ATCTGTGTGATCCTGCTGACTCTCCTCCTGCTCTATGATGTCTTCTTTGTGTTCATAACGCCTTTCTTCACAAAG AATGGAGTCAGCATCATGGTGCAGGTTGCGCTCGGCCCCGACGCGTCTGGGGAGAAG ACACAAGGTAACATGGTGGAGATCCCCGCTGAACCCCAGCCTCCTTCTGAGAAA ATACCTGTGGTGATGCGTGTCCCGCGGTTCTCAGCTTGGGCTCAGAACCTGTGTGGGCTGCAGTTCTCCATCCTGGGTTACGGAGATATCATTGTCCCAG GCCTCCTGGTGGCCTATTGCAGCAGGTTTGACGTTTGGATCAACAGCAGGAAGAAAGTCTACTTCATCAGCTGCGGTTTTG CCTATCTCCTGGGACTGGTGCTGACCTTTGCAGTGATGCTGCTGTCGGGGATGGGCCAGCCCGCCCTGCTCTACCTGGTGCCTTTCACCTTGATAACCTCCGCCGTGGTTGCGGGCTGCAGGGGGGAGATGAGGCAGTTCTGGACGGGAACAACATACGAG AGGGAAGAACTGACCGGGCCGTAG